From the genome of Natronococcus sp. CG52:
CTTTCTATCTCGAATTACGATGCCGGCAGTACCCAATAATATGAGCCTGTTTGATGCTTTCGCCAGACGTATATGTCATACAAATTTAATTATCCTTCCTCGATACGTGTTCAGACTCTAAGAACGAATATGTTCGGGCACCATGCTGAGAGCATCACCTATCATCAGAAAGCTGGTAGCCCGGCCCCAAATATTACAGAAGTACTGGTGTAAACGAAGAGGTGGCTAATGGAGAACATACGTTCATCCCTCACGAACACTATGATACGTCGAACCATAGTACATATATGCACCTATGGTCCATCATGAGTATGAACGATCAAGAGCGTACCGGGATCAAATCGGTCGAACACTCGTTAGGCATCATTGAACAGCTTCGGGATCACGGACCGATCGGCGTCTCCGACCTTGCAAAGAAGGTAGACATGCCGAAGAGCACCGTCCACGTTCACCTCCAGACGCTCCGAAACTGGGACTACGTCGTTCAAACGGACGGGAAGTACGACGTCGGCCTACGGTTTCTCGAAACCGGGAGCATCGTTCGTCGACGAAATAGCCTCTACCGGGCTGCCCGAGAAGAAGTCGACCGGCTCGCGACCGAGGTTGAGGAGGCGGCGAATCTCGGCGTCGAACAGGACGGACAGCGGGTTATCCTCTACAAGTCCGAGTTTGGAGAGGCGATTTACGATAATACGTCGACGGGCGAATTCACGCATATGCATTGGACATCGATCGGAAAAGCGATTCTCGCGAACCTTTCGAACGAGCGGGTCAACGAGATCGTAGACCGACACGGATTACCAGAAGCAACAGAACAAACGATCACTGACAGTGAACAGCTGTTTAATGAGCTTGAACAGA
Proteins encoded in this window:
- a CDS encoding IclR family transcriptional regulator, producing MANGEHTFIPHEHYDTSNHSTYMHLWSIMSMNDQERTGIKSVEHSLGIIEQLRDHGPIGVSDLAKKVDMPKSTVHVHLQTLRNWDYVVQTDGKYDVGLRFLETGSIVRRRNSLYRAAREEVDRLATEVEEAANLGVEQDGQRVILYKSEFGEAIYDNTSTGEFTHMHWTSIGKAILANLSNERVNEIVDRHGLPEATEQTITDSEQLFNELEQIREQGFAVENEEHRNGVVAVAVPIFDTQADVVIGALSISGPRQRLVANESGTEVEEEIINAVQNRANVAELRYNHY